The Aquidulcibacter paucihalophilus genome has a window encoding:
- the xseA gene encoding exodeoxyribonuclease VII large subunit: protein MSDDSYVFEGPADEPPPPVRDNNPPQTVSELSFALKRTLEDRFGHVRLRGEISKVNHHASGHVYLTLKDDKSAIDGVIWKGSVRGLGVRPESGLEVIVTGKITSYPARSSYQIVIESMEAAGAGALLAQLERLKAKLASEGLFEPGRKKPIPAFPAVVGVITSPTGAVIRDILHRIAERWPCRVIVWPCVVQGDAAAGQVAAAIRGFDALKPGGPIPRPDVVIVARGGGSVEDLWAFNDEALARTVAAASIPIISAVGHETDTTLIDFVSDRRAPTPTGAAEIATPVLADLQYAVADFDRRLARAGGRILEDRRTRLRAAARGLPARPEDVLALPQQRLDHAGSRLASGLTRNVALHERGLVRVTGRLSRALLDRAMERRRDRLEAVSARLGTGLDANVKAHEHRLMRALARLSPEPLHRRLDQRAARLESVGTRLDALPRRIEREEARLAALSRALAGLNPKTPKPGFARIEAEDGVMIAAATALQDGQAVRIVFADGSRGARIDGGETPPPSPKPPASPPRPKTPPPGQGDLF, encoded by the coding sequence ATGAGCGACGACTCCTACGTCTTCGAGGGCCCGGCGGACGAACCGCCGCCGCCCGTCCGGGACAACAATCCTCCGCAGACGGTCTCGGAACTGTCGTTCGCCCTCAAGCGCACGCTTGAGGACCGGTTCGGCCATGTCCGGCTCCGGGGCGAGATCTCCAAGGTCAATCACCACGCCTCGGGCCACGTCTATCTGACCCTCAAGGACGACAAGTCGGCCATCGACGGGGTGATCTGGAAGGGCTCGGTGCGCGGCCTCGGCGTCCGGCCCGAGTCCGGCCTCGAGGTCATCGTCACCGGCAAGATCACCTCCTATCCGGCGCGGTCGTCCTACCAGATCGTCATCGAGAGCATGGAGGCGGCCGGGGCCGGCGCGCTTCTGGCCCAGTTGGAGCGGCTCAAGGCGAAACTGGCCAGCGAGGGCCTGTTCGAGCCGGGCCGCAAGAAACCCATTCCGGCCTTCCCCGCCGTGGTCGGCGTCATCACCAGCCCGACCGGCGCGGTGATCCGCGACATCCTGCACCGGATCGCAGAGCGCTGGCCGTGCCGCGTCATCGTCTGGCCCTGCGTCGTCCAGGGCGACGCCGCCGCCGGCCAGGTCGCCGCCGCCATCCGGGGCTTCGACGCCCTGAAGCCGGGCGGCCCGATCCCGCGACCCGATGTGGTCATCGTCGCGCGCGGCGGGGGCTCGGTCGAGGACCTCTGGGCCTTCAATGACGAGGCCCTGGCCCGCACCGTCGCCGCCGCCTCCATCCCGATCATCTCGGCCGTCGGGCATGAGACCGACACCACATTGATCGACTTCGTCTCCGACCGGCGCGCGCCGACGCCGACCGGCGCGGCCGAGATCGCCACCCCGGTGCTGGCCGACCTCCAGTACGCCGTCGCCGATTTCGACCGCCGTCTGGCCCGCGCCGGCGGCCGCATTCTAGAGGACCGCCGCACCCGGCTGCGTGCCGCCGCCCGCGGCCTGCCCGCCCGGCCCGAGGACGTCCTCGCCCTGCCACAGCAGCGCCTCGACCATGCCGGCAGCCGCCTCGCCTCGGGCCTGACCCGGAACGTCGCCCTGCATGAGCGGGGGCTCGTCCGTGTCACCGGCCGCCTGTCCCGCGCCCTGCTGGACCGCGCCATGGAGCGCCGCCGGGACCGGCTGGAGGCCGTGTCGGCCCGTCTCGGCACCGGTCTGGACGCCAATGTGAAGGCCCATGAGCATCGGCTGATGCGCGCCCTCGCCCGCCTGTCGCCCGAGCCCCTGCATCGCCGCCTCGACCAGCGCGCGGCGCGGCTCGAGTCCGTCGGTACCCGGCTCGACGCCCTGCCCCGGCGGATCGAACGCGAGGAGGCCCGCCTCGCCGCCCTGTCCCGGGCCTTGGCCGGCCTCAACCCGAAGACCCCCAAGCCCGGCTTCGCCCGGATCGAGGCCGAGGACGGCGTCATGATCGCCGC